Proteins encoded in a region of the Devosia sp. RR2S18 genome:
- a CDS encoding DUF2849 domain-containing protein, with protein MEILTGNELISGGTVYLDREGNWVEDLQAARLFSKEEATERDAALAASKATGRIVSLEAEEVEQVEGRIVPKRLRERIRAAGPTAPLSLNGQAYDRQHLGEDGHVSI; from the coding sequence ATGGAAATTTTGACCGGGAACGAGCTGATCTCTGGCGGCACCGTCTATCTCGACCGCGAGGGCAACTGGGTCGAGGATCTGCAGGCGGCGCGGCTCTTCAGCAAGGAAGAGGCAACCGAACGCGATGCCGCGCTGGCCGCGAGCAAGGCGACGGGGCGCATCGTCAGCCTCGAGGCAGAGGAAGTTGAGCAGGTTGAGGGGCGCATCGTGCCCAAGCGCCTGCGCGAGCGCATCAGGGCCGCGGGTCCCACCGCGCCACTGAGTTTGAATGGGCAGGCTTACGACCGCCAACATCTGGGTGAGGACGGTCATGTATCGATATGA
- a CDS encoding nitrite/sulfite reductase, translating to MYRYDEFDAAFVAGRTAQFADQVKRRLSGELSEEQFRPLRLMNGLYLQLHAYMLRVAVPYGTLSSRQMRKLAHIARTYDRGYGHFTTRQNIQYNWPRLKDIPVILEELASVEMHAIQTSGNCIRNVTTDQFAGAAADEIIDPRPVAEIIRQWSSLHPEFSYLPRKFKIAMTGARHDRAAIRFHDIGLQAATNAAGEIGWEVWVGGGLGRTPMIGKLINSFVPNEHLLAYLESIMRVYNRYGRRDNKFKARIKILVHEEGLETIKGQVEAEFAEVRGGVLTLPQQELDRISTYFAPPPFAAQSVTKIDVAYESIIDPAYGRWLDNNINAHAQPGYASVTISLKPVGGAPGDATDPQMDVVADLAERYSFDELRVTHEQNLVLPHVAIADLRAVHDALVAAELAEANNNLITDMICCPGLDFCALANARSIPIAQEISRTFAEPQRQAEIGELKIKISGCINACGHHHVGHIGILGVEKKGGELYQITLGGDATEAASVGKIIGPGFEADHVPGAIEKLVDTYIAKREAGETFIQAYRRLGEAPFKEALYGTA from the coding sequence ATGTATCGATATGACGAATTCGACGCGGCTTTCGTAGCGGGCCGCACCGCGCAATTTGCCGATCAGGTGAAGCGGCGCCTCTCGGGCGAGCTCAGCGAAGAGCAGTTCCGGCCGCTGCGGTTGATGAATGGGCTCTATCTGCAGCTGCACGCCTATATGCTGCGCGTTGCGGTGCCCTATGGCACGCTGTCGTCACGGCAGATGCGCAAGCTCGCCCATATCGCGCGCACCTATGACCGCGGCTATGGGCATTTCACCACGCGGCAGAACATTCAGTATAACTGGCCCCGTCTCAAGGACATTCCGGTGATCCTCGAGGAGCTGGCGAGCGTCGAGATGCACGCCATCCAGACCTCAGGCAATTGCATCCGCAATGTCACCACCGACCAGTTCGCCGGTGCTGCTGCCGACGAGATCATCGATCCGCGCCCGGTCGCGGAGATCATCCGGCAGTGGTCGAGCCTTCATCCCGAATTCAGCTACCTGCCACGCAAGTTCAAGATTGCCATGACGGGCGCCCGGCATGATCGGGCGGCCATTCGCTTCCACGACATCGGCCTGCAGGCGGCGACCAATGCGGCGGGCGAGATCGGCTGGGAAGTCTGGGTGGGGGGCGGCCTGGGCCGTACGCCGATGATCGGCAAGCTGATCAACAGCTTTGTGCCCAATGAACATCTGCTCGCTTATCTCGAGAGCATCATGCGGGTCTACAACCGCTATGGTCGGCGCGACAACAAGTTCAAGGCGCGCATCAAGATCCTGGTGCACGAGGAAGGCCTCGAAACCATCAAGGGCCAGGTCGAGGCCGAGTTCGCCGAGGTGCGGGGTGGCGTGCTGACGCTGCCGCAGCAGGAACTCGACCGGATCTCAACCTATTTTGCGCCGCCGCCGTTCGCCGCCCAGTCGGTGACCAAGATCGACGTGGCCTATGAGTCGATTATCGATCCGGCCTATGGCCGCTGGCTGGACAACAACATCAATGCCCATGCCCAGCCGGGCTATGCCTCGGTGACGATTTCGCTCAAGCCCGTGGGTGGCGCGCCCGGCGATGCCACCGACCCGCAGATGGACGTGGTGGCAGATCTCGCCGAACGCTATTCGTTCGACGAGTTGCGGGTGACGCACGAGCAGAACCTGGTGCTGCCGCATGTGGCGATCGCCGATCTGCGTGCGGTTCATGACGCGCTGGTCGCTGCCGAGTTGGCCGAGGCCAACAACAACCTTATCACCGACATGATCTGCTGCCCGGGACTAGACTTCTGTGCCTTGGCCAATGCCCGCTCGATCCCAATTGCCCAGGAGATCTCTCGCACGTTCGCCGAGCCGCAGCGGCAGGCCGAAATCGGTGAGCTCAAGATCAAGATTTCGGGCTGCATCAATGCCTGCGGGCATCACCATGTCGGCCATATCGGCATTCTGGGTGTCGAAAAAAAGGGCGGCGAACTCTACCAGATCACACTGGGCGGGGACGCCACGGAAGCGGCTTCAGTGGGCAAGATCATCGGGCCCGGCTTCGAGGCCGACCACGTGCCCGGTGCCATTGAGAAGCTGGTGGACACCTATATCGCCAAGCGCGAAGCGGGCGAGACCTTCATCCAGGCCTATCGGCGGCTCGGGGAAGCGCCGTTCAAGGAGGCTCTCTATGGCACTGCCTAA
- a CDS encoding phosphoadenylyl-sulfate reductase: MALPKLAPTPVAHDRLRALGILALNGMFDEMDALGVLRYATAEVLPGDLAIVSSFGADSAVLLHMVAQVDPSLPVYFLETGKHFAETLDYVEALKKRLGLINVRAIHPDAKDIARFDPHGDLWETDPDSCCHIRKTEPLEPITEQFGGWVTGRKRFQTAERGVLPHFELTSDDRIKVNPLAYFSDADVNRYKTEHDLPEHPLFAKGYRSIGCAPCTSVVAEGEDPRAGRWRGRDKRECGIHFDFNGAIAKPMTAAAKHPLWKDGTFVADPFRAWVDGDDPAAVRYVHVPLPVFLANREAVLANPHPLGLLVSPGDKIEDAEADLGRFASIAISFPAFTDGRGYSTARLLAERFGYRGEIRAVGDVLQDQIPHMRRCGITALLVSHEPTRQALIENRLPEVALFYQPVGTSEVPVGTRPFLRRVS; encoded by the coding sequence ATGGCACTGCCTAAGCTTGCGCCGACACCCGTAGCCCATGATCGGCTGCGAGCTCTCGGTATCCTAGCCCTCAATGGCATGTTCGACGAGATGGATGCCCTGGGAGTGCTGCGCTACGCGACGGCTGAAGTGCTGCCTGGTGACCTGGCGATCGTTTCGTCCTTTGGTGCAGATTCTGCCGTGCTGCTCCACATGGTGGCGCAGGTGGACCCCAGCCTGCCGGTCTATTTCCTCGAGACCGGCAAGCACTTCGCTGAGACGCTGGACTATGTCGAGGCACTGAAGAAGCGCCTGGGATTGATCAATGTCCGCGCGATCCATCCCGACGCCAAGGACATCGCGCGGTTCGATCCGCATGGCGATCTCTGGGAAACCGATCCGGACTCCTGCTGCCATATCCGCAAGACCGAGCCGCTGGAGCCCATTACCGAACAATTCGGCGGCTGGGTGACCGGTCGCAAGCGCTTCCAGACAGCCGAGCGGGGCGTGCTGCCCCATTTCGAGCTGACCAGCGATGATCGCATCAAGGTCAACCCTTTGGCCTACTTCTCCGATGCCGACGTCAATCGCTATAAGACCGAGCACGACTTGCCCGAGCACCCCCTGTTCGCTAAGGGCTATAGGTCGATCGGCTGCGCGCCCTGCACCTCGGTTGTGGCCGAAGGCGAGGATCCGCGTGCCGGACGCTGGCGTGGTCGCGACAAGCGCGAATGCGGCATTCATTTCGACTTCAACGGAGCAATTGCCAAGCCCATGACTGCCGCCGCAAAGCACCCGCTGTGGAAGGACGGCACCTTCGTTGCCGACCCGTTCCGCGCCTGGGTCGATGGAGACGATCCAGCGGCCGTGCGCTATGTGCATGTGCCGCTGCCGGTATTCCTGGCCAATCGTGAGGCCGTGCTGGCCAACCCGCATCCGCTGGGGCTGCTGGTCTCGCCCGGCGATAAGATCGAGGATGCCGAGGCCGATCTGGGGCGCTTCGCCTCGATCGCCATCAGCTTCCCCGCCTTTACCGACGGACGCGGCTATTCCACGGCGCGCCTCTTGGCGGAGCGCTTTGGCTATCGCGGGGAAATCCGGGCCGTGGGCGATGTGTTGCAGGACCAGATCCCGCATATGCGCCGCTGCGGCATCACTGCGCTGTTGGTCAGCCACGAGCCGACGCGCCAGGCGCTGATTGAAAACCGGCTGCCGGAAGTCGCGCTGTTCTACCAGCCTGTTGGCACGTCCGAGGTGCCGGTGGGTACCCGCCCCTTTCTTCGCCGCGTATCGTGA
- a CDS encoding NAD(P)/FAD-dependent oxidoreductase, with translation MSTEITTDVVVIGAGPCGLFAAFELGLLDIKSHFIDILDRPGGQCAELYPEKPIYDIPAFPVVTGQQLTDNLMAQIAPFSPEFHFSRMVNSLEKLPDGSFRLTTDADEIFHAKVVVIAAGGGSFQPKRPPVAEIEQYENKSVFYAVRKMDDFRDQDVVIVGGGDSALDWTLNLQPIVRSLTLVHRRDAFKAAPASVNKMKELVMEGKIQFMLGQIAKLDGKDGQIDHVHLTTDAGDLSVPATRLLPFFGLTMKLGPVADWGLELNDNTIVVDTENFETSVPGIFAIGDINHYPGKLKLILSGFHEAALMAQAAKKIISPDERVVFQYTTSSTKLQKKLGVA, from the coding sequence ATGAGCACTGAAATCACCACCGATGTTGTTGTGATCGGCGCGGGCCCCTGCGGGCTGTTCGCGGCCTTTGAACTCGGGCTGCTCGACATCAAAAGCCATTTCATCGACATTCTCGACCGGCCGGGCGGGCAGTGCGCCGAGCTTTATCCGGAAAAACCGATCTACGACATTCCTGCTTTTCCGGTGGTGACCGGGCAGCAGCTGACCGATAACCTGATGGCGCAGATCGCGCCGTTCTCGCCCGAATTCCACTTCAGCCGCATGGTCAATAGCCTTGAGAAGCTGCCGGACGGCTCGTTCCGTCTGACCACCGATGCCGATGAGATCTTTCATGCCAAGGTGGTGGTGATCGCCGCCGGTGGCGGCTCGTTTCAGCCCAAGCGCCCGCCGGTGGCCGAGATCGAGCAGTACGAGAACAAGTCGGTCTTTTACGCCGTGCGCAAGATGGACGATTTCCGCGACCAGGACGTGGTCATCGTGGGTGGCGGGGACTCCGCGCTGGACTGGACGCTGAACCTGCAGCCGATCGTTCGTTCGCTGACCCTAGTGCACCGCCGCGATGCCTTCAAGGCGGCGCCGGCCTCGGTCAACAAGATGAAAGAGCTGGTGATGGAGGGCAAGATCCAGTTCATGCTCGGCCAGATCGCCAAGCTCGACGGCAAGGACGGGCAGATCGACCATGTGCATTTGACCACCGATGCAGGCGACCTTTCAGTGCCGGCAACGCGCCTCTTGCCGTTCTTCGGGCTGACCATGAAGCTGGGTCCGGTAGCCGATTGGGGGCTGGAGCTCAACGACAACACCATCGTGGTCGATACCGAGAATTTCGAGACCTCGGTGCCCGGCATCTTCGCCATTGGCGACATCAACCATTATCCGGGCAAGCTCAAGCTGATCCTCTCGGGCTTCCACGAGGCGGCGCTGATGGCGCAGGCGGCCAAGAAGATCATCTCGCCCGATGAGCGGGTGGTGTTCCAGTATACGACCAGCTCGACCAAGCTGCAGAAGAAGCTGGGCGTCGCCTAA
- a CDS encoding 2Fe-2S iron-sulfur cluster-binding protein, whose protein sequence is MKIHVTDQAGENHELEGLEGWRVMEVIRDWGLNIKAECGGALSCATCHVYVDGEWMDRVGAPSDEEEDMLDSVGDVKSNSRLSCQILMNEELDGLRVTLAPSAAKD, encoded by the coding sequence ATGAAGATCCACGTCACCGACCAAGCGGGAGAAAACCACGAGCTCGAAGGGCTCGAGGGCTGGCGCGTGATGGAGGTGATCCGTGATTGGGGCCTCAACATCAAGGCCGAATGCGGTGGCGCCCTTAGCTGCGCGACCTGTCACGTCTATGTGGACGGCGAGTGGATGGATCGCGTGGGCGCACCAAGCGACGAGGAAGAGGACATGCTGGACAGCGTAGGGGACGTGAAGTCCAACTCGCGTCTCAGCTGTCAGATCCTGATGAACGAAGAGCTCGATGGCCTGCGGGTGACGCTGGCGCCGAGCGCCGCCAAGGACTGA
- a CDS encoding EAL domain-containing protein: MANVGCQGCRDAAPFPLAFTMAFQPIIDIEAKEIWGYEALVRGTEGQGAGTILAAVTEANRYVFDQACRVKAVELAGAKLPVASKARLSINFMPNAVYEPKACIRATLAAAASARFDPKRLMFEFTENERMTDVAHVANIVAEYKRMGFMTALDDFGAGYAGLGLLAKFQTDLIKIDMELIRGVETSAARQAVIAGIVGIGGELGITILAEGIESEAELTTLKAAGIRLFQGYYFAKPMLETFQPMDGLLQAA, translated from the coding sequence ATGGCGAATGTCGGTTGTCAGGGATGCCGCGACGCTGCCCCGTTTCCTCTTGCCTTTACCATGGCGTTCCAGCCCATCATCGATATCGAGGCCAAGGAGATCTGGGGCTATGAAGCCCTGGTGCGCGGCACCGAGGGGCAGGGCGCCGGGACAATCCTTGCCGCTGTCACCGAGGCTAACCGCTATGTCTTCGACCAGGCGTGCCGGGTGAAGGCCGTTGAGCTCGCCGGCGCCAAGCTGCCGGTCGCATCCAAGGCGCGGCTCTCGATCAACTTCATGCCCAATGCCGTCTACGAGCCCAAGGCCTGCATTCGCGCCACCCTTGCAGCGGCAGCAAGTGCTCGGTTCGATCCAAAGCGGCTCATGTTCGAGTTCACCGAGAACGAGCGGATGACCGATGTCGCCCACGTGGCCAATATCGTCGCCGAATACAAGCGCATGGGCTTCATGACGGCGCTCGACGATTTCGGTGCCGGCTATGCGGGCTTGGGGCTGCTGGCCAAGTTCCAGACCGACCTCATCAAGATCGACATGGAGTTGATCCGTGGGGTCGAGACTTCGGCGGCCCGGCAGGCGGTGATTGCCGGCATCGTGGGCATCGGGGGCGAGCTGGGCATCACCATTCTCGCCGAAGGTATCGAGAGTGAAGCGGAACTAACGACGCTCAAGGCAGCCGGCATCCGCCTGTTCCAAGGCTACTACTTCGCCAAGCCCATGCTGGAGACTTTCCAGCCCATGGATGGACTGCTGCAGGCGGCTTAG
- a CDS encoding DUF2269 family protein, with protein sequence MGWYEVFNFLHIVTATAWVGGGILLAVAAGFAQRSPGPVFSGFSAVAARLGAAFFMPMSLLTLVSGVLVTALAWSFAELWIILALVGIAATIGIGMTIIKPTTDRIAELAQKEGPDSPAVRALNADLLRKGRFDQVVLVVIIADMVFKPGYGDLAVLVVMAAAIIAAAFAFLIVKPGGTLAPAA encoded by the coding sequence ATGGGCTGGTACGAAGTCTTCAATTTCTTGCATATCGTCACGGCGACCGCCTGGGTGGGCGGTGGCATACTCCTGGCTGTGGCCGCGGGGTTCGCACAGCGCTCCCCGGGACCGGTCTTTAGCGGCTTCTCGGCAGTGGCGGCGCGGCTGGGTGCCGCCTTCTTCATGCCCATGTCTCTGCTGACGTTGGTGTCCGGCGTTCTCGTCACAGCCCTGGCCTGGAGCTTCGCCGAGCTGTGGATCATCCTGGCGCTGGTGGGCATCGCCGCCACCATCGGCATCGGCATGACCATCATCAAGCCGACGACGGACCGGATCGCTGAACTGGCGCAGAAGGAGGGGCCCGACAGCCCCGCCGTGCGGGCGCTCAATGCCGATCTGCTGCGCAAGGGCCGCTTCGATCAGGTGGTGCTGGTGGTGATCATCGCTGATATGGTGTTCAAACCCGGCTATGGCGATCTAGCCGTGCTGGTGGTCATGGCGGCAGCCATTATTGCAGCCGCCTTTGCCTTCCTGATCGTCAAACCGGGCGGGACGCTCGCCCCGGCGGCGTAG
- a CDS encoding YcjF family protein: MKRPVAQPTPPSAESSQSHRLPRAFSAGDAELTEAAFDTTPTDEDSVAPPPRRMGWLAKLAWACGGVLVSAGIGLAIDRLLRDLFAAHLWLGYVGIAVTVAFILALAALVIREWLSLRRLEVLDELSRDASQAVATNDRDQAGRVVDHLLGIYGGRPDLARDREQVKDHLPHLFDGTEIVALAERNLMAPLDRRARALTAASARRVALVTAVSPRALVDIAFVIWESVRLAGAIARLYGARPGLAGSWRLAGAILTHLAVTGGLVLTDGLVEQLVGQGLAAKLSARLGEGVVNGLMTVRVGIAAMRVVRPLPFDTQPQPTVRDFLPDLANLTREAAAR, encoded by the coding sequence GTGAAGCGCCCCGTCGCCCAACCCACTCCACCGTCAGCGGAAAGCAGCCAATCCCATCGCCTTCCGCGCGCCTTTTCGGCTGGTGATGCGGAACTGACCGAAGCCGCTTTCGACACCACCCCAACAGACGAGGATTCGGTCGCCCCGCCCCCTCGGCGAATGGGGTGGCTGGCCAAACTCGCCTGGGCTTGCGGCGGCGTTCTGGTGTCGGCCGGCATCGGTCTTGCCATCGACCGTCTGCTGCGCGACCTCTTCGCAGCCCATCTTTGGCTGGGCTATGTCGGCATCGCCGTAACGGTCGCGTTCATCCTGGCGCTCGCCGCGCTGGTCATACGCGAATGGCTGTCCCTGCGCCGCCTCGAGGTTCTCGATGAGCTGAGCCGCGACGCAAGCCAAGCGGTCGCCACCAATGATCGCGATCAGGCAGGGCGCGTCGTCGATCATCTGCTGGGCATCTATGGCGGTCGTCCCGACCTCGCCCGCGACCGCGAACAGGTGAAGGACCACCTCCCGCATCTCTTCGATGGCACTGAGATCGTCGCTCTTGCCGAACGCAACCTCATGGCGCCACTTGATCGCCGCGCACGGGCGCTCACTGCCGCCTCGGCGCGCCGGGTAGCACTCGTTACCGCCGTGTCGCCACGCGCCCTGGTGGATATAGCCTTCGTAATCTGGGAGAGCGTCCGGCTGGCCGGTGCCATTGCCCGCCTGTACGGCGCCCGGCCCGGGCTGGCCGGTTCGTGGCGGCTGGCAGGCGCCATCCTGACCCATCTGGCTGTCACTGGCGGCCTGGTGCTGACCGATGGACTGGTCGAGCAACTCGTCGGCCAGGGGCTCGCCGCCAAGCTCTCGGCACGGCTGGGTGAGGGCGTGGTCAATGGCCTCATGACCGTGCGGGTCGGCATCGCGGCCATGCGCGTCGTCCGGCCCCTGCCCTTCGACACCCAGCCCCAGCCCACCGTCCGCGACTTCCTACCGGATCTCGCCAACCTCACACGCGAGGCGGCGGCGCGGTAA
- a CDS encoding YcjX family protein, whose product MPQAPTTIVDEVGIALANLADSTSGAFTPTLRLGVTGLSRAGKTIFITALIHNLLTGGRLPGFTPLAEGRFIGARLAEYPEATIPRFAYEQHIEALTGREPTWPESTRRISQLRIVLKYQSSRWFSGMRGPSTLNLDIVDYPGEWLLDLPLLGLTFAEWSAEALERARRPGSGKEASPFLELLAGIDPLKGANDPDAERLAASFTDYLRRSREHGALSTLPPGRFLLPGDLEGSPALTFAPMDKPASTSRKGSLYAMLEHRYEAYKDQVVRPFFRDHFARLDRQIVLVDALRALNAGPAAVADLETALTAVLACFRQGETNPLLRPFVRRIDRILFAATKADHVHHTSHDRLESLLNRLVASASKRARFAGTDTRSLALAGIRATREGTINQSGETLPTIIGTPMAGEALDGTTYDGKTEIALFPGDLPERPDSLFEDGAPVALNFLRFRPPGRLDRNDAGDVLLPHIRFDRALDYLLGDKLK is encoded by the coding sequence GTGCCCCAAGCTCCCACGACCATTGTCGACGAAGTGGGCATCGCCCTTGCCAACCTGGCCGACAGCACGTCAGGCGCCTTTACCCCCACGTTGCGCCTGGGCGTTACTGGCCTCAGCCGCGCCGGCAAGACTATCTTTATCACCGCCTTGATCCACAACCTGCTGACCGGCGGTCGCCTGCCCGGCTTCACGCCACTAGCGGAGGGCCGCTTCATCGGCGCGCGACTGGCGGAATATCCCGAGGCCACCATCCCTCGCTTTGCCTATGAGCAGCATATCGAAGCGTTGACCGGCAGGGAGCCCACTTGGCCCGAGAGCACCCGCCGGATATCGCAGCTGCGGATTGTCCTTAAATATCAATCCTCGCGCTGGTTCTCCGGCATGCGCGGTCCTTCCACCCTCAATCTCGACATCGTTGACTATCCCGGCGAGTGGTTGCTCGACTTGCCGCTCCTGGGTCTGACCTTTGCCGAATGGAGCGCGGAGGCGCTGGAGCGCGCCCGCCGCCCTGGCTCCGGCAAGGAGGCCAGCCCCTTTCTCGAACTGCTCGCCGGCATCGACCCGCTCAAGGGCGCCAACGACCCCGATGCGGAGCGGTTGGCGGCGAGCTTCACCGACTATCTCCGGCGCAGCCGCGAGCACGGCGCACTCTCCACTCTCCCGCCCGGACGCTTCCTCTTGCCCGGCGACCTTGAAGGCTCCCCCGCCCTCACCTTTGCGCCCATGGACAAGCCAGCCAGCACCAGTCGCAAGGGCAGCCTCTATGCCATGCTGGAGCACCGCTACGAGGCCTACAAGGATCAGGTGGTGCGCCCTTTCTTCCGCGATCACTTCGCCCGGCTGGACCGGCAGATCGTCCTAGTCGACGCGCTGCGGGCGCTGAACGCTGGCCCCGCAGCTGTCGCTGATCTCGAAACCGCGCTTACGGCGGTGCTCGCCTGTTTCCGCCAGGGTGAAACCAACCCGCTGCTGCGCCCCTTCGTACGGCGTATCGATCGCATCCTCTTTGCCGCAACCAAAGCCGATCATGTGCACCACACCAGCCATGACCGTCTGGAGAGCCTGCTCAACCGGCTCGTCGCCAGCGCATCCAAGCGCGCCCGCTTTGCTGGCACCGACACGCGCTCACTGGCGCTGGCCGGTATCCGCGCCACCCGCGAGGGCACGATAAACCAAAGTGGCGAGACCCTGCCCACCATCATTGGCACACCCATGGCGGGCGAGGCGCTGGATGGCACCACCTATGACGGCAAGACCGAAATCGCGCTCTTCCCCGGCGACCTGCCCGAGCGACCCGATTCCCTCTTTGAAGACGGCGCCCCCGTGGCGCTTAACTTCCTCCGCTTCCGTCCACCCGGCCGCCTGGATCGCAATGACGCTGGCGACGTGCTCCTGCCGCACATCCGCTTCGACCGAGCGCTGGACTACCTTTTGGGAGACAAGCTCAAGTGA